From the unidentified bacterial endosymbiont genome, one window contains:
- a CDS encoding glutathione S-transferase family protein: protein MITLWGRNNSTNVKKVLWTLEELDLPYKQVMAGLSFGVNKNADFLAMNPNGLVPLLRDEETNATLWESNTIVRYLAAQYGQSRLWVESPVQRAQGEKWMDWANQTLSPTHRVIMMGLIRTPEAERDYAAIHAAEEACEHLFAMMDDELAKQKWFSADAFGVGDIAVAPFVWNLTNMGLTWTPRPHIERWLLQLSERPAYQNVVMIPVT, encoded by the coding sequence ATGATTACGCTGTGGGGCAGGAATAATTCGACCAACGTTAAGAAAGTGCTGTGGACGCTGGAAGAGCTGGATTTACCGTATAAACAGGTGATGGCAGGGCTGTCGTTTGGAGTGAACAAAAACGCGGATTTTCTGGCCATGAACCCGAACGGTCTGGTGCCATTGCTGCGCGATGAAGAGACTAACGCGACGTTGTGGGAGTCCAACACTATTGTGCGTTACCTTGCCGCACAGTACGGCCAGAGCCGCCTGTGGGTTGAAAGCCCGGTACAGCGTGCGCAGGGTGAAAAATGGATGGACTGGGCAAATCAGACGCTCTCGCCGACCCATCGCGTGATCATGATGGGACTTATCAGAACCCCAGAAGCCGAGCGCGACTATGCCGCCATTCACGCTGCCGAAGAGGCGTGTGAACACCTGTTTGCGATGATGGACGACGAACTGGCGAAGCAGAAGTGGTTTTCCGCTGACGCGTTCGGCGTGGGTGATATCGCTGTCGCGCCCTTCGTCTGGAACCTCACCAACATGGGGCTGACATGGACGCCGCGCCCTCACATTGAGCGCTGGCTCCTGCAGTTAAGCGAACGCCCGGCCTACCAAAACGTTGTGATGATCCCGGTGACCTGA
- the dacC gene encoding serine-type D-Ala-D-Ala carboxypeptidase produces the protein MTRKTTSLRSLAAGSALLFLFAPTLYAAGPTTPEAPPVDARAWILMDYSSGKVLAEGNADEQLDPASLTKIMTSYVVGQALKSGKIKLEDMVTIGKDAWATGNPALRGSSVMFLKPGDQVSVSDLNKGVIIQSGNDACIALADYVAGSQDSFIGLMNGYAQKLGLTNTTFKTVHGLDAPGQFSTARDMALLGKALIHDVPDEYAIHKEKEFTFNNIRQPNRNRLLWSSNVNVDGMKTGTTAGAGYNLVASATQGDMRLISVVLGTKTDRIRFNESEKLLTWGFRFFETVTPIKPDATFITQRVWFGDKNEVNLGAGEAGSVTIPRGQLKNLKASFTLTEPQLTAPLKKGQVVGTIDFQLNGKSIEQRPLIVMEAVEEGGFFSRMWDFVLMKFHGWFGRWFS, from the coding sequence ATGACGCGAAAAACGACTTCTCTGCGCAGCCTGGCGGCAGGCTCTGCGCTCCTTTTCCTGTTTGCACCAACGCTATATGCAGCTGGACCGACAACGCCTGAAGCGCCGCCAGTGGACGCGCGCGCCTGGATCCTGATGGATTATTCCAGCGGTAAAGTGCTGGCCGAAGGCAATGCGGATGAACAGCTTGATCCGGCCAGCCTGACAAAAATAATGACCAGCTATGTAGTCGGCCAGGCGTTAAAATCGGGCAAGATTAAGCTTGAGGATATGGTCACCATTGGCAAAGATGCCTGGGCGACCGGTAACCCGGCGCTGCGCGGGTCTTCCGTAATGTTCCTGAAACCGGGCGATCAGGTTTCAGTTTCCGATTTAAACAAAGGGGTGATTATCCAGTCGGGTAATGACGCCTGTATCGCTCTGGCAGATTATGTGGCGGGCAGCCAGGACTCCTTTATCGGCCTGATGAACGGCTACGCGCAGAAGCTCGGTTTGACCAACACCACCTTCAAAACCGTTCACGGACTCGATGCGCCAGGGCAGTTCAGCACCGCGCGTGATATGGCGTTGCTCGGAAAGGCGTTAATCCACGACGTGCCGGATGAGTATGCCATTCACAAAGAGAAAGAGTTTACCTTCAATAATATCCGCCAGCCGAACCGTAACCGCCTGCTGTGGAGCAGCAACGTCAATGTTGACGGAATGAAGACTGGCACCACGGCGGGGGCGGGTTATAACCTGGTCGCCTCTGCTACGCAGGGCGATATGCGCCTGATTTCCGTTGTGCTCGGCACCAAAACTGACCGTATCCGCTTTAATGAATCGGAAAAACTGCTGACCTGGGGCTTCCGCTTCTTTGAAACCGTGACGCCAATAAAGCCAGACGCCACCTTCATCACTCAGCGCGTCTGGTTTGGCGATAAGAACGAAGTGAATCTGGGGGCGGGTGAGGCTGGGTCAGTGACCATTCCGCGCGGTCAACTGAAAAACCTGAAAGCCAGCTTTACCCTGACCGAGCCGCAGTTAACCGCGCCGCTGAAAAAAGGCCAGGTGGTGGGGACCATTGATTTCCAGTTGAACGGTAAATCCATTGAACAGCGTCCGCTGATTGT
- a CDS encoding PQQ-dependent sugar dehydrogenase → MHRSSLIFLPALLFPVSLLAAPGPVKVEVLQNRLDHPWSLAFLPDDRGLLITQRGGQLVHWQAGKGLSDPIVGVPRVWAQGQGGLLDVVLAPDFAQSRRVWLSYAEVGDDGKAGTAVGYGRLSDDFARLEAFQVVFRQMPKLSTGNHFGGRLVFDGKGHLFIALGENNQRPTAQDLDKLQGKVVRLTQDGKVPPDNPFVNTSGARPEIWSYGIRNPQGMAMNPWSDALWLNEHGPRGGDEINIPQKGKNYGWPLATHGINYSGLKIPEAQGEHVEGTEKPVFVWKVSPAVSGMAFYDSNVFPQWKNKLFVGALKEKDVIVLSVDGDKVTEDGRILGNKDQRIRDVRVGPDGYLYVLTDETDGQLLKVSPSGT, encoded by the coding sequence ATGCATCGATCCTCGTTGATTTTCCTGCCTGCGTTATTATTTCCCGTTTCCCTTCTCGCCGCGCCCGGTCCGGTCAAGGTCGAGGTGTTGCAAAACCGGCTCGATCATCCCTGGTCGCTGGCATTTTTGCCGGACGATAGAGGCCTGCTTATCACCCAGCGGGGCGGACAGCTTGTACACTGGCAGGCGGGTAAAGGGCTTTCCGATCCCATTGTGGGCGTTCCACGCGTCTGGGCGCAGGGGCAGGGAGGGTTGCTGGATGTGGTGCTGGCCCCGGATTTCGCTCAATCACGCCGCGTCTGGCTGAGCTATGCCGAAGTGGGTGATGATGGAAAAGCGGGAACAGCGGTAGGGTATGGTCGCCTGAGCGACGACTTCGCGCGTCTGGAAGCCTTTCAGGTGGTGTTCCGCCAGATGCCGAAACTCTCAACCGGAAACCATTTTGGCGGGCGTCTGGTATTTGATGGAAAAGGCCATCTGTTTATTGCCCTCGGCGAGAATAATCAGCGTCCGACGGCGCAGGATCTGGATAAATTGCAGGGTAAGGTGGTGCGTCTGACGCAAGACGGGAAAGTGCCGCCGGATAATCCGTTTGTCAACACCTCCGGTGCCCGGCCTGAGATCTGGTCTTACGGTATCCGTAACCCGCAGGGGATGGCGATGAACCCGTGGAGCGACGCGCTATGGCTCAACGAACATGGCCCGCGTGGGGGAGATGAAATCAATATTCCGCAGAAAGGGAAAAACTATGGCTGGCCGCTGGCGACGCACGGCATTAACTACAGCGGGCTGAAAATCCCCGAGGCCCAGGGCGAGCATGTTGAGGGAACCGAAAAACCGGTGTTCGTCTGGAAAGTGTCACCCGCCGTAAGTGGCATGGCGTTCTACGACAGCAACGTCTTCCCGCAGTGGAAAAATAAACTGTTTGTCGGCGCGCTGAAGGAAAAGGACGTGATTGTGCTGAGCGTGGATGGCGACAAGGTGACCGAAGACGGGCGGATCCTGGGCAATAAAGATCAGCGTATTCGCGATGTGCGCGTAGGGCCGGATGGGTATTTATACGTCCTGACCGACGAGACGGACGGGCAACTATTAAAAGTCAGCCCGTCCGGCACCTAA
- the bssR gene encoding biofilm formation regulator BssR yields MSVDRLKCDLLNKLTNARIDLAAYLQLRKAKGYMSVGESEQLRDNLFELCNFMREKAPLLKMEYSESELVALRRAAESLSLAGVCLMNGRYDCPNFIAVNPDKLEHCLTTIALCIMCLSEHVGLEQH; encoded by the coding sequence ATGTCCGTTGACAGACTGAAATGCGATCTGTTGAACAAGCTTACCAATGCCCGAATCGACCTTGCTGCCTATCTGCAGTTGAGGAAAGCAAAAGGATATATGTCAGTCGGTGAAAGCGAACAACTGCGTGACAACCTGTTTGAACTTTGCAATTTCATGCGTGAAAAAGCCCCGCTCCTGAAAATGGAATACAGTGAAAGCGAGCTGGTTGCGTTACGCCGCGCCGCAGAGTCGCTCTCCCTGGCAGGAGTCTGTTTGATGAACGGACGTTACGACTGCCCGAATTTTATTGCCGTTAACCCAGATAAGCTTGAACACTGCCTGACCACGATCGCGCTGTGCATCATGTGCCTGAGCGAGCACGTCGGGCTTGAACAGCACTAA